TGCGGGCGGTCCGGCCGGCCCGGCGTCCACGCCGAGCGGCACGCCGTCCTCCGGGGCGACCCCCGCCGGGGACGCGGCCGGCCGCTGCGCCGCGCTGGTGCGACGGCTGACGCCGGAGGAGCGGGTGGGGCAGCTGCTGATGGTCGCGGTCACCTCGACCGGGATGACCGCCGAGCAGGCCGCCGCCGTCGGCCGGACGCAGGCCGGCAGCGTCATCCTGCTGGGCAACTCCACGGCCGGGTTGAAGGCCGTCCAGGGCGTCGTCGCGGACGTCCGCGCGGCCGCGGTCCGCCCGCAGCGGGTCAACGTCCTGCTGGCCGCCGACCAGGAGGGGGGGCTCGTCCAGCGGCTCGCGGGCGAGGGCTTCTCCGACATCCCGTCCGCCCAGCAGCAGGCGAGGCTGTCGGACGAGGAGCTGGCGTCGAAGGCCGAGACCTGGGGCGACCAGCTGGACCGCGCCGGCATCAACGCCGACCTCGCGCCCGTCGCCGACGTCGTCCCGCGCGAGCTGGCGGCGGTCAACGAGCCGATCGCCGGGTTGCGCCGGGGCTACGGCTCCTCGCCGTCGGTGGTCGCCGCGAAGGTCGACGCCTTCACCAGCGGCCTGGGGGAGGCCGGCATCGCCACCGCCGTCAAGCACTTCCCGGGGATCGGGAAGGTGCGCGGCAACACCGACACCGCCACCCGGGTCGTCGACACCACGACCACCCGTCGCGACCCCGGCCTGGCCGGCTTCCGGGCGGCCGTCGACGCCGGCGTCGACATGGTGATGGTGTCCTCGGTCGTCTACACCAAGATCGACCGCGCCCGGCAGGCCGCGTTCTCGGCCACCGTGGTGGACGGGATGATCCGCGGCGACCTCGGATTCGACGGGGTGGTCATCTCCGACGACCTCGCCGCGGCGGCGGTGCAGGACTTCACACCCGGCCGGCGGGTCGTGGGCTTCGTCCGGGCCGGCGGGGACCTCGCGATCGTCGGCGACCCGACGGAGGCGACGACCATGGCGCAGGCGCTGGTGGAGCGCGCGGCGGCGGACCCGGCGTTCGCCACCCGGGTCGACGAGAGCGCCGCCCGGGTGCTGGCCCTCAAGGACCGGAGGGGCCTCGCGGACTGCTGAGCCGCCGCCCGCCCCGGGGAGCCGTCAGCCGTCGACCTGCAGCTGCGCCAGCGCGTCGCGGGCCGGCTGGACCAGCTCGGGGCGGGTGTCGGGGATCGAGGCGTAGTACAGGCCGGAGGTCGCGCCGGCGGAGACGATGGCCACGAGCAGCAGCTCGCCCTTGGTCTGGAGGCCGTCGATCTCGAAGCTCAGCTGGGACTCCACGACCCAGGCGTCGTGCCCGTCGATGGTGGCCTGCTGGTTGACCTTGACCTCGCTGGTCACCGGGGCGTCGCCGTAGAAGGCGCCGAGGATGCACTTCACGACCACCTGCGAGCCCTGCTCGGGGGAGAAGAAGCCGTCCCCGGCCTGCAGCTCGGCGACCAGGATCGAGGCGACCCAGCTCGACCTGGGCTGGTACTCGGCCTCGACGGTGATCTGCTGCACCTTGGTGTCGGTGCCGAAGGGCACCCGGTCGTCGTACTCCGGGGGCGACCAGGGGGCACCCAGCCGCGGGTAGGAGACGGGACCGCCGTGCACCCGGCCGTCGGCGGGGTCGGGGGTGGCCGTCGGGTTCTCCTCGGGTGTCGGGCAGGCGTTCTGGCTGCCCTGGCCGCCGGGGATCGGGGAGAACCCGCCGCCGGAGCCGGTGGCGGCCCGCACGGCCACCACGGCGAGGACGACCAGGACCACGACGACGGCGGCCCCGGCCAGCCACCAGCCCAACGGGCTGCGCTTGCGGGCCGTCTGCTGGTACTGCGGGTAGGCGTGACCAGCGGCCCCGGAGGTCGCGTAGCCGGCGCCCGGGCCGGCCCCCGAGCCGCCGGTGTGGCCGCCGCCGTAGGCCTGGCCGGAGCCGTAGCCGGTGCCGGTCCCCGGCTGAGCACCGAGCGGTTGGGCGGACGCGGGAGCGGGCGCGTTCACGAGGCCCTGGGCGGGCGCCGGGGCGCTGGGGTTGGGGGAGGTCGCGGCGGACCAGGCCCGCCCGTCCCAGTAGCGGTAGAGGTCCTGCCCACCGCCGGGATCGGGGTACCAGCCTGCCTGTGCGCTCACGCCGGCGAGTCTAGGCGGTGGGTGGGGTGCGACCAGGGTCGTTCACGGGGTCGTCACCCAACCCACAGGCCTGTCTCAGGACGTGTGGCTGCCGACCCCCCAACCAGGCACACGGAGCGCGGTCCGCGCCCGAGCGGAGCGAGGGCAACTCAGCCGAAGCGGCCGGTGATGTAGTCCTCGGTCGCCTTCTCGTTCGGGTTGGAGAAGATCTTCTCCGTCGAGCCGATCTCCACCAGCCGGCCCGGCTTGCCCTGGGCGGCGAGGTTGAAGAACGCCGTCTGGTCGCTCACCCGGGCGGCCTGCTGCATGTTGTGGGTGACGATCACCACCGTGTAGTCCTCCTTCAGCTCACCGATCAGGTCCTCGATGGCGAGCGTGGAGATGGGGTCGAGCGCCGAGCACGGCTCGTCCATCAGGATGACCTCGGGCTGGACGGCGATGGCGCGGGCGATGCAGAGCCGCTGCTGCTGACCACCCGAGAGGCCGGAGCCGGGCTTGTCGAGCCGGTCCTTCACCTCGTTCCACAGGTTCGCGCCCTGCAGCGAGGTCTCCAGCAGCTCCTTCGACTTGGCGGAGGACATCCGCTGGTTGTTCAGCCGCACCCCGGCCAGCACGTTGTCCGCGATCGACATGGTGGGGAAGGGGTTCGGGCGCTGGAACACCATCCCGACCTGGCGCCGCACCCGCACCGGGTCGACGCCCGGGCCGTAGAGGTCGTCGCCGTCCAGCCGGACCGAGCCCTCGACGTAGGCGCCGGGGATCACCTCGTGCATCCGGTTGAGGGTGCGGAGGAACGTCGACTTGCCGCACCCGGACGGACCGATGAAGGCGGTGACGGTCCGGGGCTCGACGGTCAGCTGGACGTCCTCGACCGCCTTGAAGGAGCCGTAGTAGACGTTGAGGTCCTTGACCTCGATGCGCTTCGACATGTCTGTTCTTCCTGGGTGCGCCGGCTCAGCGGCCGGTCTTGGGAGCGAAACGGGCGGCGATGAGGCGGCCGGCGAGGTTGAGCACCATGACGATGATGACCAGGGTCAGGGCGCCGGCCCAGGCCCGGTCGACGTAGGCCGAGGCCGGGTTGCCCTGGTCGACGTAGGAGCGGTAGACGAACACCGGCAGCGTCATCATCGGACCGTCGAGCGGGGAGTTGTTGAGGCTCTGGGTGAAGCCGGACGCGACCAGCAGCGGCGCCGTCTCCCCGATCACCCGGGCGATGGCGAGCATGACGCCGGTGACGATGCCGGCCAGCGCCGTCGGCAGCACCACCTTGGTGATGGTCAGCCACTTCGGCACCCCGAGCGCGAAGGCGGCCTCGCGGAGCTCGTTCGGGACGATCTTGAGCAGCTCCTCGACCGAGCGGACGACGACGGGGATCATCAGCACGCTCAGGGCGACGGCGCCGGCCAGGCCGGACTTGGTGCCCGGGCCGAAGAAGATCACGAACAGGGCGTAGGCGAAGAGCCCCGCGACGATCGACGGGATGCCCGTCATCACGTCGACGAAGAAGGTGATGCTGCGGGCCAGCCGACCGCGGCCGTACTCGACCAGGTAGATGGCGGCGAGCAGGCCGATGGGGACCGAGATCAGGGTGGCGATGCCGGTGACCCAGAGGGTCCCGGTGATCGCGTGCACCGCGCCGCCGCCCTCGCCGACCACGCTGCGCATCGAGTAGGTGAAGAAGGTGCCGTCGAACCGGTCGGCCCCGCGACCGACCACCGAGACCACGAGCGAGATCAGCGGCAGCAGCGCCAGGCCGAAGGCGCTGGTGACCAGGGTGGTCGCCAGCCGGTCCTTGGCCTTGCGGGAGCCCTCGACGGCGGCCGAGAGGGCCGTGGACACGACGACGTAGAGCAGCACCGCCACGAGGAGGACGCGGATCAGGCCGAGCGAGCCGAACGCGGCGAAGAGCGACAGCGAGGCGACCAGGCACACGGCCAGCAGCAGGCCGGTGGACCAGCGCGGCAGCCGGCCGGCGGTCAGCGTGACCGGGCCCGGCGGGCGGGTGGCGACGGAGGTGCTCATCAGTTGGCTCCCGAGAACTCTTTGCGCCGGTTGATGACCGCGCGCGCGACGCTGTTGACGGCCAGGGTGATCACGAACAGCACGAGGCCGGTGGCGATCAGCTGGTTGGTGCCCAGGCCGTAGGCCTCGGGGAAGGACAGGGCGATGTTGGCCGCGATGGTGCTGGGGTTGGTCGACTGCAGCAGCGCGAACGAGATGATGGCCGACGGCGAGAGGACGAGCGCGACCGCCATCGTCTCGCCCAGGGCGCGGCCGAGACCCAGCATGCTCGCCGAGATGATCCCGGGGCGGGCGAACGGCAGCACCGCCATCGTGATCATCTCCCAGCGCGTCGCGCCGAGGGCGAGCGCGGCCTCCTCGTGCAGGCGCGGGGTCTGCAGGAAGACCTCGCGGCTGAGGGCGGTCACGATCGGCAGGATCATCACGGCGAGGACCAGGGCGGCGGTGAAGATCGTCCGGCCGGTGCCCGAGGCGGGGCCGGCGAAGAGCGGGATGAAGCCGAGGTTCTCGGTCAGCCAGAGGTAGACCGGCTGGACCAGCGGGCCGAGCACGCTGATGCCCCACAGGCCGTAGACGACCGAGGGCACGGCGGCCAGCAGGTCGATCACGTAGCCCAGCCCTGCCGCCAGCCGGCGGGGGGCGAAGTGGGAGATGAACAGGGCGATGGCGATGGCGACCGGGACGCCCATGACCATCGCCAGGAAGGCGGCCCAGACGGTGCCGAAGGCGAGCGGCAGCACGTAGCGGAGGGTGTTCCCGAAGGGCAGGTCGTCCACCGCGCTGGTGAAGGCCGGGATGCCCTGCGCCACGAGGAAGGCGGCCACCAGGGCCAGGATGATGAGGATCAGGGTGCCCGAGCCGGTCGAGAGCCCCTCGAAGATCCGGTCACCGGGCCGCTTCACGGCCTTGGTGGCCGTCGTCGCGGCAGTGCGGCGGGGCGGCTCCGCCGGGGGCGGGTCCGCCCTGAAGGTCGGCGCACTGCCCACCTGGGTGTCGGCGATCCGATCGGGTTCGATCTGCGTCATGTCCCCTGCTCCACGGAAGTGGTGGCTGTTGGACCACATCGAACCACCGACGACCCCTCCCCGGAGGAGTGGTCGTCGGCGGTCCCGTGGCGGATCTCCTGGATCAGGAGATCTTGGCGGCCGCGGCCTCGACCTCGGTGGACAGCTTCTCCGACAGCGGCGCCATCTTGGCGGTCGCGACGGCGTCCTGCTGGCCCTTGGCGGACGCGACGTAGCTGAGGTAGCCCTTCACCTTGGCGGCGACGGCCGGGTCCTCGTACTTCTCGCAGGCGATGGCGTAGGACAGCAGCACGACGGGGTAGACGTCGCCCTCGGCCTTGCGGTCGATCTTGACGACGATGTCGCTGGCGCTGCGGCCCTCGGTGTCGCGCGGGGAGTTGTCGATGACGGCTGCGGCGGCCTCGGCCGACGGGGCCAGGAACTTGTCGCCGACCTTGATCTCGGCCACGCCCAGGTCGCCGGCCTTCGAGGCGTCGGCGTAGCCGATCGTCCCGTTGCCGTTGGTCACCGCGTCCACCACACCCGAGGTCTGCGGGGCGGCCTCGCCGCCCTCGTAGGCCCACTCGCCGTCGGGCTCGGCGTCCCACACCGACGGGGCGACGGTGTGCAGGTAGTCGGTGAAGTTCTCGGTGGTGCCCGAGTCGTCCGCGCGGTGCACGGCGGTGATGTTGGTGCTGGGCAGGGTGGCGCCCTCGTTCAGCGCCTTGATCTTGGCGTCGTCCCAGGTCTTGATGTCGCCCTTGAAGATGCCGGCGAGGGTCTCCGCGTCGAGCTTCAGGTCGTCGACGCCGTCGAGCTTGTAGATGACGGCGATGGGCGAGACGTAGATCGGCAGGTCGATCGCGGCCGAGCCGTCGGCGCAGCGCGAGGAGCTCAGCGACGCGGCCGAGGCCTCCTCGGCGGTCAGCGCGCGGTCCGAGCCGGCGAAGTCGGCCCCGCCACCGGCGAAGGCGTCACGGCCGGCGCCCGAGCCGTCGGGGGAGTAATTGACGGTGACGTCGGGGTTCGCGGTCTGGAAGGCGGCGGCCCAGGTCTCCTGCGCGGTGGCGGCGGACGAGGCGCCGATCCCGGTGAGGGTGCCGGTCAGGCTGGCGGTGCCGGCGCTCCCGCTCCCGCTGGCGGCCGGCTCGGTGCCGCTGCCGCCCTCGTTGGCCGCGCAGGCCGAGAGGCCGAGCGAGAGCGAGGCGACTGCTGCGCACGCAGCAACGCTCAGGCGTGAGATCTTCACGGGTCCCCTTTCGGAAGGACATGATGGAGCACTGGTGAGTTCAGGTCCGGGGACGTCGTCGTGACCCCCGTCGACCCGCAACGTACGCAGCGGAGTTGTCCGGTTGGACCGCGCGAGGTGAACGCTGGGTGAACGAACGGCGCGAAGCCTGCTCAGGGGCTTGACGCGGCGGCGCCCGGGTCTTCGGCGCTGGACGCTTCAGGTCATCGACCGGCGGGCCGGCCGGCGCGACGCCCTCAGGCCTGGGGGCGGTGCCGCTCCAGGGCGTGCACCTCGCCGTCCCCGGTCAGGTGGGCGACGAGGAACTCCCCCGTCACCAGCGACGTCGGCACCATGTCGAGCGCCTCGAGGACGTGCGGCAGCACCGGCCGGTGGACGCAGATGACCGTCGGGAGGTGGTCGGCCGCCGCCTGGTTGCGGATCCGGGTGACCAGCCGCGCGACGCCCTTGGCGTCGGAGGTGCCCTCCTCCTCGCTGAGCTGGCCGTAGGTCTCCACCCGCAGCTCGCGGTGGTGCGCGTAGGGCATCAGCGTGCTGATGCAGCGGGCGGAGGTCGAGCTGACCAGCCGTTCGGCGCCGTAGGCCGCCAGCATCGGGATCAGCAGCCGGGCCTGCCGGCGGCCGCGGGAGTTGATCGGCCGGGCCGCGTCCTTGCGGGACCAGTCCTTGCGGTCCATCGCCTTGGCGTGCCGGACGATCACCAGCGGCGTCGTGACCGGCTGGGTCAGCTGCTGCTGGACCAGGAAGCGGTCGTGCTCGAAGGTGAGCCGGCTGAGGGCTGCCTTCAGGGGCAGCCAGGAGACGACGTCGACCTCGTGGTCGGGGGCCCGGCCGACCGCCGAGACCACCGAGCCCGACCACCAGTCGACGCGCTTGAGCCCTGCCCCGCGGTCGTAGGTGACCTGGTCCAGCGGGCTGCCCAGCCGGATGGAGACACCGGTCTCCTCCTGGACCTCCCGGACCGCGCACGCCGGCAGCGACTCCCCGGCCTCCAGCTTGCCCTTCGGCAGCGACCAGTCGTCGTAGCGCTTGCGGTGCACGATCACCACCTCGGTGCCCCGGGTCGGGTGCTCCCGGGTGACCAGGGCGCCCGCCGCCAGGACCGGCCGCTGACGCGGGCGCGTGCGGCTCGTGGTGCGGCCGGCGGCCACCGGCCGCTCCAGCATCTTCACCGGCACCACGACGCCACCCCGGACCCCCCGAGGACGCTCATCGCGCCTGCTCCGCCGTGCTCACGTGGCCCATCCCACCCCGCTCGACCACACCCTGCTCACTTCGCTCGACCACACCCTGCTCACTTCGCTCGACCACACCCTGCTCACTTCGCCCGACGCCTGCTCTTGACGCCGATCAGGTACTCCTGCATGTCCAGCAGCGGCTCGCGGTCCTCGCCGGCGGTGAACTGGGTCCAGCCACCGTCGGGCTGCAGCTTCCAGGACGCGGTGCCCTTGGCGAAGGCGATGTCGAAGAGCCCGCCGATCTCGGCGACGTGCGCGGGGTTGGTGATCGAGGCGAGGACCTCCACGCGGCGGTCGAGGTTGCGGTGCATCAGGTCGGCCGAGCCGATCCCCACCGACGGCGAGCCGCCGTTGGCGAACCAGAACAGCCGGCTGTGCTCGAGGAAGCGGCCGAGGATGCTGCGGACGCGGATGTTGTCGCTCAGCCCCGGCACGCCCGGCCGGATGGTGCAGATGCCACGCACCCACAGGTCCACCGGCACCCCGGCCTGCGACGCCCGGTAGAGCGCGTCGGAGAGGGCCTCGTCGACGAGGGAGTTGACCTTGATCCGGATGCCGGCCGGCCGGCCGGCGCGCTGGTGGTCGATCTCGCTCTCGATCCGGGCGAGGAGGCCGGTACGGATCCCGTGCGGCGCGACCAGCATCCGCTTGTAGGACGTCTCCTGGCTCATCCCGGACAGGTGGTTGAACAGCCGGCCGACGTCCTCGGTGATGATCGGGTTGGCCGTCAGCAGCCCCATGTCCTCGTACGTGCGGGCCGTCTTGGGGTTGTAGTTGCCGGTGCCGATGTGCACGTAGCGGCGCAGCCCCTCGGGCTCGTCGCGGACCACCATCGACAGCTTGCAGTGGGTCTTCAGGCCCACCAGGCCGTAGACGACGTGGCAGCCGTGCCGCTCCAGCCGGCGGGCCCAGGCGATGTTGGCCTGCTCGTCGAAGCGGGCCTTGATCTCCACCAGGCAGAGCACCTGCTTGCCGGCCTCGGCGGCCTCGATCAGCGCGTCGACGATCGGGGAGTCCCCGGAGGTCCGGTACAGCGTCTGCTTGATCGCCAGCACCTGGGGGTCGTCGGCCGCCTGCTCGATGAACCGCTGCACGCTGGTGGCGAAGGAGTCGTAGGGGTGGTGGAGCAGCACGTCGCGCTGCTTGAGCGCGGCGAACATGTCGGCCGGCTTGGCCGTCTCCACCTCCGACAGGTGCGGGTGGGTGGAGGGCAGGAAGGTCGGGTACTTCAGCTCGGCCCGGTCGATGTCGGCCAGCGCGAACAGCCCGCGCAGGTCCAGCGGCCCCGGGACGTGGAAGACCTCCTTCTCGGCGATGTCCAGCTCGCCGATCAGCAGCTCGAGCATCTTCGGGTCGATGTCGTCCTCGACCTCCAGCCGCACCGGCGGACGGCCGACCTTGCGCCGCAGCAGCTCCTTCTCCAGCGCCAGCAGCAGGTTCTCGGCGTCGTCCTCCTCGACCTCGACGTCCTCGTTCCGGGTCACCCGGAAGGTGTGGTGCTGGACGACCTCCATGCCGCTGAACAGCTGGTCGAGGTGCTGGGCGATGACGTCCTCGAGGGCGACGTAGCGGCCCTCGGTGAGCGGCAGGAAGCGGGACAGCACGCTGGGCACCTTCACCCGGGCGAACTGGCGGACGCCGGTCTCGGGGTTGCGGACCAGCACCGCGAGGTTGATCGACAGCCCGGAGATGTAGGGGAAGGGGTGCGACGGGTCGACGGCCAGCGGCGTGAGGACCGGGAAGATGCGCTCGGCGAACAGCTCGTCCATCCGGTCGCGCTCG
The window above is part of the Friedmanniella luteola genome. Proteins encoded here:
- the pstA gene encoding phosphate ABC transporter permease PstA yields the protein MSTSVATRPPGPVTLTAGRLPRWSTGLLLAVCLVASLSLFAAFGSLGLIRVLLVAVLLYVVVSTALSAAVEGSRKAKDRLATTLVTSAFGLALLPLISLVVSVVGRGADRFDGTFFTYSMRSVVGEGGGAVHAITGTLWVTGIATLISVPIGLLAAIYLVEYGRGRLARSITFFVDVMTGIPSIVAGLFAYALFVIFFGPGTKSGLAGAVALSVLMIPVVVRSVEELLKIVPNELREAAFALGVPKWLTITKVVLPTALAGIVTGVMLAIARVIGETAPLLVASGFTQSLNNSPLDGPMMTLPVFVYRSYVDQGNPASAYVDRAWAGALTLVIIVMVLNLAGRLIAARFAPKTGR
- a CDS encoding DUF2510 domain-containing protein, whose protein sequence is MSAQAGWYPDPGGGQDLYRYWDGRAWSAATSPNPSAPAPAQGLVNAPAPASAQPLGAQPGTGTGYGSGQAYGGGHTGGSGAGPGAGYATSGAAGHAYPQYQQTARKRSPLGWWLAGAAVVVVLVVLAVVAVRAATGSGGGFSPIPGGQGSQNACPTPEENPTATPDPADGRVHGGPVSYPRLGAPWSPPEYDDRVPFGTDTKVQQITVEAEYQPRSSWVASILVAELQAGDGFFSPEQGSQVVVKCILGAFYGDAPVTSEVKVNQQATIDGHDAWVVESQLSFEIDGLQTKGELLLVAIVSAGATSGLYYASIPDTRPELVQPARDALAQLQVDG
- a CDS encoding NUDIX hydrolase codes for the protein MVPVKMLERPVAAGRTTSRTRPRQRPVLAAGALVTREHPTRGTEVVIVHRKRYDDWSLPKGKLEAGESLPACAVREVQEETGVSIRLGSPLDQVTYDRGAGLKRVDWWSGSVVSAVGRAPDHEVDVVSWLPLKAALSRLTFEHDRFLVQQQLTQPVTTPLVIVRHAKAMDRKDWSRKDAARPINSRGRRQARLLIPMLAAYGAERLVSSTSARCISTLMPYAHHRELRVETYGQLSEEEGTSDAKGVARLVTRIRNQAAADHLPTVICVHRPVLPHVLEALDMVPTSLVTGEFLVAHLTGDGEVHALERHRPQA
- the pstB gene encoding phosphate ABC transporter ATP-binding protein PstB, whose translation is MSKRIEVKDLNVYYGSFKAVEDVQLTVEPRTVTAFIGPSGCGKSTFLRTLNRMHEVIPGAYVEGSVRLDGDDLYGPGVDPVRVRRQVGMVFQRPNPFPTMSIADNVLAGVRLNNQRMSSAKSKELLETSLQGANLWNEVKDRLDKPGSGLSGGQQQRLCIARAIAVQPEVILMDEPCSALDPISTLAIEDLIGELKEDYTVVIVTHNMQQAARVSDQTAFFNLAAQGKPGRLVEIGSTEKIFSNPNEKATEDYITGRFG
- a CDS encoding RNA degradosome polyphosphate kinase, yielding MDAVDVSPLTSIRGTAGDPLADPDAPPPHLPPDRFLDRELSWLAFNNRVLDLAKDRPRVPVLERAKFLAIFASNLDEFYMVRVAGLKRRIAAGVAVPTVSGSMPRDVHATILARSRELVREQARVFQEEVRPELAEAGIEILKWHQLNDDERDRMDELFAERIFPVLTPLAVDPSHPFPYISGLSINLAVLVRNPETGVRQFARVKVPSVLSRFLPLTEGRYVALEDVIAQHLDQLFSGMEVVQHHTFRVTRNEDVEVEEDDAENLLLALEKELLRRKVGRPPVRLEVEDDIDPKMLELLIGELDIAEKEVFHVPGPLDLRGLFALADIDRAELKYPTFLPSTHPHLSEVETAKPADMFAALKQRDVLLHHPYDSFATSVQRFIEQAADDPQVLAIKQTLYRTSGDSPIVDALIEAAEAGKQVLCLVEIKARFDEQANIAWARRLERHGCHVVYGLVGLKTHCKLSMVVRDEPEGLRRYVHIGTGNYNPKTARTYEDMGLLTANPIITEDVGRLFNHLSGMSQETSYKRMLVAPHGIRTGLLARIESEIDHQRAGRPAGIRIKVNSLVDEALSDALYRASQAGVPVDLWVRGICTIRPGVPGLSDNIRVRSILGRFLEHSRLFWFANGGSPSVGIGSADLMHRNLDRRVEVLASITNPAHVAEIGGLFDIAFAKGTASWKLQPDGGWTQFTAGEDREPLLDMQEYLIGVKSRRRAK
- a CDS encoding glycoside hydrolase family 3 N-terminal domain-containing protein; protein product: MSSSMPVRRRLRPGLTALVLGPLLVGLGSCGVLGAAPAPSTSSAAAPTGASPAAPSSSPAGGPSASASASAGGPAGPASTPSGTPSSGATPAGDAAGRCAALVRRLTPEERVGQLLMVAVTSTGMTAEQAAAVGRTQAGSVILLGNSTAGLKAVQGVVADVRAAAVRPQRVNVLLAADQEGGLVQRLAGEGFSDIPSAQQQARLSDEELASKAETWGDQLDRAGINADLAPVADVVPRELAAVNEPIAGLRRGYGSSPSVVAAKVDAFTSGLGEAGIATAVKHFPGIGKVRGNTDTATRVVDTTTTRRDPGLAGFRAAVDAGVDMVMVSSVVYTKIDRARQAAFSATVVDGMIRGDLGFDGVVISDDLAAAAVQDFTPGRRVVGFVRAGGDLAIVGDPTEATTMAQALVERAAADPAFATRVDESAARVLALKDRRGLADC
- the pstC gene encoding phosphate ABC transporter permease subunit PstC, translating into MTQIEPDRIADTQVGSAPTFRADPPPAEPPRRTAATTATKAVKRPGDRIFEGLSTGSGTLILIILALVAAFLVAQGIPAFTSAVDDLPFGNTLRYVLPLAFGTVWAAFLAMVMGVPVAIAIALFISHFAPRRLAAGLGYVIDLLAAVPSVVYGLWGISVLGPLVQPVYLWLTENLGFIPLFAGPASGTGRTIFTAALVLAVMILPIVTALSREVFLQTPRLHEEAALALGATRWEMITMAVLPFARPGIISASMLGLGRALGETMAVALVLSPSAIISFALLQSTNPSTIAANIALSFPEAYGLGTNQLIATGLVLFVITLAVNSVARAVINRRKEFSGAN
- a CDS encoding phosphate ABC transporter substrate-binding protein PstS, which codes for MKISRLSVAACAAVASLSLGLSACAANEGGSGTEPAASGSGSAGTASLTGTLTGIGASSAATAQETWAAAFQTANPDVTVNYSPDGSGAGRDAFAGGGADFAGSDRALTAEEASAASLSSSRCADGSAAIDLPIYVSPIAVIYKLDGVDDLKLDAETLAGIFKGDIKTWDDAKIKALNEGATLPSTNITAVHRADDSGTTENFTDYLHTVAPSVWDAEPDGEWAYEGGEAAPQTSGVVDAVTNGNGTIGYADASKAGDLGVAEIKVGDKFLAPSAEAAAAVIDNSPRDTEGRSASDIVVKIDRKAEGDVYPVVLLSYAIACEKYEDPAVAAKVKGYLSYVASAKGQQDAVATAKMAPLSEKLSTEVEAAAAKIS